In Hippocampus zosterae strain Florida chromosome 3, ASM2543408v3, whole genome shotgun sequence, a genomic segment contains:
- the LOC127598461 gene encoding receptor-type tyrosine-protein phosphatase beta-like isoform X4: MDALLLLWLMAIYGMSVAHQSSTFSPSSRTQESSEVTRSTLRSPIASASQQVTFALSSTPRSAGTPERPNITPPPSTSDWQQTSKTIMSETSPWVPSDWPEISKTVKSKTPPSVTSEWSQTSKTMTSKTPPTDSSDWQQTSKWITSKTLLSATSDWPETSKTQMSETSALVTSDWPQTSKRITSETLPSAASDWPQKSKTIMSETPPPASSDWPQTSKMIMSETPPPDGSDWPQTSKMKMSETPLPAASDWPQTSKTIMSETPPPAGSDWPQTSKMIMSETPPPARSDWPQTSRTIMSEAPLPAVSDWTQTSETITPETPPSPHSDRPQTSKMIMWESLPSAKTITSKTLPSVMSDWPTTPESPSPGGSDWPRNATAITSDTPPQAASDWSQTSKTQPAPFSLTDRPVATVSTPPAALAATGATTSVVTNVAVHTSGSTSLAGSTIGSTSTAVAASSPAWTWASTSASLAFGTPGLPLTSNPISTPTTSPTSASAPVLSTPASRAPTTSVAPPTSPAGNVLAMVAMTMSSPSATEPKVNSPNRPSCSVTFTQVHVGVNRALLTFSSETLCGNFTAAASATLGNHLRVSECQPVAVTARNFTCAITQLRAGTAYHVSIASAINGPPARVEVHTVPDGVSALSAASLSDGSALRLHWMPPTGAWEKYSVLLRNGSSVLVNDSIGKLSRSYVFSAKDLGLVPGRVYGAEVTVRSGALANTARCRAQLAPGLVQQLRVYRAAETAVHLQWQSPRGEWDGFKAVIRGARPNSPAVQNLLPREATGCSFGELTPGQPYTVTVTTISGNLSSSASVNTWTTPSQVTGLQVGNSGSTESLSAQWEQASGDVDLYLVLLIHEGSVIKNQSVPADAFGLSFRDLRPGALYRVVVTSVRAGRPSRQTVAEGRTVPAAVGEVAVSNNGRTDFLSVSWRPALGEVDSYLVALRDRDKTLHTLVVSKSSHQCVFSSLVSGRLYNISVATCSGTFQNHTSVLERTQPSKVQNPTAIHGARDDFLKVYWRPASGDFDFYHVAIKHNNAVLQNQTVSGMRNECVFHGLVPGRLYTVVVATWSGNYEASASTHGRTFPAAVRSLHVARRTSQKLWVEWTAAPGDVDHYEVQLLFNDMKVFPPLTLGDDRGECLVSSLTPGRLYKVLVSTFSGPNQRTQFIEGRTVPSQVKNIQVSNGGDSSSLTVSWTPGQGDVDRYEVVLYKQNHRLDTRPVLRRQNQVTFGSLQPGQLYDVTVQAFSGDLSSNQTASGRTVPSAVTALRVENPVGTGSLQVTWREAAGVSDGYFLQLLDNKPGAVLANATLTAAVTQHTFDGLSPGRQYNVLVRTTSGGVQSLGVAAQARTSPAAATQLSIRSNTSTGLSFCWSRPAGDLDSYDVLLYGADEVLRERRRLGPSSLDCSFRGLTPGSAYKMVVVTRSGDLSNSSVIWAGTVPSAVTSLRAEAGDGCDRLRASWQRCQGGVSGYRLSLSAPDGSLRARERLGPEVTEFIFSGLTPGRLYRVEVLSLSGDLANAASVHARTAPKPPSSFLFGGVTNTSLEITWTAPADSDYDDFDVRWTPPDRGSVVNPYENRRSGSRIVRGMFPGRLYNFTLRTVSGASQAGDGAPPSYSLPIRRSIRTKPSPVVGLHCRPQSSTSISCSWAPPEADFDSYTVECLHEDSQSLVYSRRSGRRADGRPAAYVIDLLEPHKRYTVCVKVISDTSASEAARDSVVTMIDRPPVPPVSTRVDAVSALATESSILFHFNCSWFSDVNGAVKFFSVVVTESKGEDSVFPEQRHPLPSYADYMSNASIKSYQTSLFAGGSPAETCAYDITVGAGSDTLGGACDHPRARHKHQQHFCDGPLKPTTAYRLSVRAFTQVSDGVSPPLYADTFLSLPVRTATDPAGGLVGGIGAGVFVMVAVATLAALILYRRNARPKTVEESMSVNMCVRSERALPRGHLGVRGKRRHITSPINVADFERHYNKLQADAHFLLSEQYESLKDVGRNQTSDAALLPENRGKNRYNNILPYDSTRVKLSYVDDDLSSDYINASYIPGNNSRREYIATQGPLPGTKDDFWKMAWEQNARNVVMLTQCVEKGRVKCDRYWPAEREPLYYGDLIVHMTSESVLPEWTIREFNVCSEDDVRHVRTLRHFHFTVWPDHGVPDGTQSLVHFVRTVRDFVNRSPAGGPTIVHCSAGVGRTGTFVALDRLLQQLDTSDALDVYGCVWQLRMHRSHMLQTERQYAFVHQCISDVLRARSLIVYENVSLSQTLNGRP, translated from the exons aTGGACGCGCTTCTACTTTTGTGGTTGATGGCGATTTATGGGATGTCTGTTGCTC ACCAAAGTTCAACCTTCAGTCCTTCCTCAAGGACACAAGAAAGTTCAGAGGTGACAAGGTCAACTTTAAGGTCACCAATTGCGTCAGCATCCCAACAGGTGACCTTTGCCCTCTCGTCAACACCGAGGTCAGCTGGGACGCCTGAGCGCCCAAACATTACTCCGCCTCCGTCCACGTCTGACTGGCAGCAAACATCAAAAACGATCATGTCGGAAACTTCACCTTGGGTCCCATCCGATTGGCCGGAAATATCAAAAACTGTAAAATCCAAGACCCCGCCGTCGGTCACATCTGAATGGTcgcaaacatcaaagacaatgacATCCAAGACTCCACCCACGGACTCCTCTGACTGGCAGCAAACTTCGAAGTGGATAACGTCAAAGACTTTGCTTTCAGCAACATCTGATTGGCCAGAAACATCTAAAACGCAAATGTCAGAGACTTCAGCTTTGGTCACGTCTGATTGGCCACAAACATCAAAGAGGATAACATCGGAGACTTTGCCTTCGGCCGCATCTGATTGGCCACAAAAATCTAAGACGATAATGTCAGAAACTCCGCCTCCAGCCAGCTCTGATTGGCCGCAAACATCTAAGATGATAATGTCAGAGACTCCGCCTCCGGACGGCTCTGATTGGCCGCAAACATCTAAGATGAAAATGTCAGAGACTCCGC TTCCGGCCGCATCTGATTGGCCACAGACGTCAAAGACTATAATGTCAGAGACTCCGCCTCCGGCCGGCTCTGATTGGCCACAAACATCTAAGATGATAATGTCAGAGACTCCGCCTCCAGCGCGCTCTGATTGGCCGCAAACTTCCCGGACGATAATGTCAGAGGCTCCGCTTCCGGCTGTGTCCGATTGGACGCAGACGTCAGAGACGATAACACCAGAGACTCCGCCTTCACCCCACTCCGATAGGCCGCAAACGTCAAAGATGATAATGTGGGAGTCTCTGCCTTCAGCTAAGACGATAACATCCAAGACTCTCCCTTCAGTCATGTCTGATTGGCCGACAACCCCGGAGAGTCCGTCTCCCGGTGGGTCTGACTGGCCGCGAAACGCCACGGCGATAACATCGGACACTCCACCACAGGCCGCGTCTGATTGGTCGCAAACGTCAAAGACGCAGCCGGCACCGTTCAGCTTGACTGACAGGCCGGTCGCGACGGTCTCGACTCctcccgccgcacttgccgcaaCTGGCGCCACCACCTCCGTTGTCACAAATGTTGCCGTTCACACCAGCGGGTCCACCTCCCTGGCCGGCAGCACGATTGGCTCTACTTCCACCGCCGTGGCCGCATCCAGTCCCGCCTGGACCTGGGCCAGCACTTCTGCCTCCCTTGCATTCGGCACTCCCGGCCTTCCTCTGACCTCTAACCCCATCTCCACTCCCACCACCTCGCCCACCTCCGCTTCCGCCCCCGTTCTGTCCACTCCCGCGAGTAGGGCTCCAACAACATCGGTAGCTCCGCCCACAAGCCCAGCAGGCAATGTGCTGGCaatggttgccatgacaatgaGCAGTCCTTCAGCAACTGAGCCAAAGGTCAACTCGCCT AATCGGCCCAGCTGCTCGGTAACCTTCACACAGGTCCACGTCGGTGTGAATCGTGCACTGCTGACCTTCAGTTCGGAAACCTTGTGCGGCAACTTCACGGCAGCCGCGTCGGCCACGCTTGGCAACCACCTGAGGGTTAGCGAGTGCCAGCCGGTGGCAGTGACCGCTCGAAACTTTACCTGCGCCATCACGCAACTGCGGGCGGGAACGGCGTACCACGTCAGCATCGCCTCGGCCATCAACGGACCACCGGCACGAGTGGAGGTGCACACGG TTCCTGATGGGGTGTCGGCATTGTCCGCCGCCTCGCTTTCTGACGGCAGCGCCTTGCGTCTCCACTGGATGCCCCCTACTGGCGCCTGGGAGAAGTACAGTGTGTTGTTGCGCAACGGCTCGTCGGTTCTGGTCAATGACAGCATCGGGAAACTGAGCCGGAGCTACGTATTTTCCGCCAAGGATCTGGGCCTGGTGCCGGGTCGGGTCTACGGCGCCGAGGTCACGGTGCGCAGCGGTGCGCTGGCTAACACCGCCCGCTGCCGAGCACAACTGG CGCCCGGGCTAGTCCAGCAGCTACGCGTCTATCGTGCCGCGGAGACCGCCGTGCACCTCCAGTGGCAGTCGCCGCGGGGCGAGTGGGACGGCTTCAAGGCCGTCATCCGAGGAGCTCGGCCCAATTCGCCTGCGGTTCAAAACCTCCTTCCCCGAGAGGCCACCGGGTGTTCCTTTGGCGAGCTCACCCCAGGCCAGCCGTACACCGTCACTGTGACCACCATCAGCGGCAACCTGAGTAGCTCCGCTTCCGTCAACACGTGGACCA CTCCGTCTCAGGTGACCGGGCTGCAGGTTGGCAATTCGGGGAGTACCGAAAGCCTCTCGGCTCAGTGGGAGCAGGCTAGCGGAGACGTAGACCTGTACCTCGTCCTGCTTATCCACGAGGGCAGCGTCATCAAGAACCAGAGCGTGCCGGCGGATGCTTTCGGCCTGAGTTTCCGTGACCTCAGGCCCGGCGCCCTCTACAGGGTGGTGGTGACATCAGTCCGAGCGGGACGCCCATCCCGGCAGACGGTGGCCGAGGGACGCACCG TACCCGCCGCCGTTGGTGAGGTCGCCGTCAGCAACAACGGGCGCACGGACTTCCTTAGCGTGTCGTGGCGTCCTGCTTTGGGGGAGGTGGACAGTTACCTGGTGGCCCTGAGGGACCGAGACAAGACACTTCACACGCTGGTTGTCTCCAAATCCAGTCACCAGTGCGTTTTTAGCTCCCTTGTCTCCggacgcctctacaacatctcCGTCGCCACTTGCAGCGGAACCTTCCAGAACCACACCTCCGTCCTGGAGAGGACGC AGCCTTCGAAGGTCCAGAACCCGACGGCGATACACGGCGCCCGTGATGACTTCCTGAAGGTGTACTGGCGTCCCGCCTCCGGAGACTTTGACTTCTACCACGTTGCCATCAAGCACAACAACGCGGTGCTCCAGAACCAGACGGTGTCCGGGATGCGTAACGAGTGCGTCTTTCACGGCCTGGTCCCCGGACGACTCTACACGGTCGTGGTCGCCACCTGGAGCGGCAACTATGAGGCCAGCGCCTCCACCCACGGTCGCACCT TCCCGGCGGCGGTGCGTTCCTTGCACGTCGCCCGTCGGACCTCCCAGAAACTTTGGGTGGAATGGACGGCGGCCCCGGGCGATGTGGACCACTACGAGGTGCAGCTGCTGTTCAATGACATGAAGGTGTTCCCTCCGCTCACCCTGGGAGACGACAGGGGCGAGTGCCTGGTGTCCTCTCTCACGCCTGGACGACTCTACAAGGTCTTGGTGTCCACCTTCAGCGGACCCAATCAGAGGACCCAGTTCATCGAGGGCCGTACAG TTCCCAGCCAGGTGAAGAACATCCAAGTGAGCAACGgtggtgacagcagcagtttgacTGTGAGCTGGACCCCGGGCCAAGGCGACGTGGACCGATACGAGGTGGTTCTGTACAAACAGAACCACCGGTTGGACACGCGGCCCGTGCTCAGACGTCAGAATCAGGTTACGTTCGGCTCGCTTCAGCCGGGTCAGCTGTACGACGTGACGGTTCAGGCGTTCAGCGGCGACCTCTCCAGCAATCAAACGGCCAGCGGACGCACGG TCCCGTCGGCGGTAACGGCGCTGCGGGTGGAGAACCCGGTCGGTACCGGCAGCTTGCAAGTGACTTGGCGGGAAGCCGCGGGCGTGTCGGACGGCTACTTCCTGCAGCTTCTCGATAATAAACCGGGCGCCGTCCTCGCCAACGCCACGCTGACTGCCGCCGTCACGCAACACACGTTTGACGGTCTCAGCCCAGGAAGACAGTACAACGTCCTGGTCCGGACCACCAGCGGGGGAGTCCAAAGCCTCGGCGTCGCCGCCCAGGCTCGCACAA GTCCGGCAGCCGCCACCCAGCTGTCAATCCGAAGCAACACCAGCACCGGTCTGTCCTTCTGCTGGTCCCGGCCAGCGGGTGACTTGGACTCGTACGATGTTCTCCTGTACGGCGCGGACGAGGTTCTGCGAGAACGGCGCCGGCTCGGGCCATCCAGCCTGGACTGCTCGTTCCGAGGACTGACGCCCGGTTCGGCTTACAAGATGGTGGTCGTCACTCGCAGTGGAGACTTGAGCAACAGCTCCGTCATTTGGGCCGGCACAG TCCCGTCCGCCGTCACATCTCTCCGCGCCGAGGCCGGCGACGGTTGCGACCGCCTGCGAGCGTCGTGGCAGCGGTGCCAGGGCGGTGTGTCCGGGTACCGGCTTTCGCTGTCCGCCCCCGACGGCTCGCTACGGGCTCGGGAGCGGCTGGGGCCGGAGGTCACAGAGTTCATTTTCAGTGGCCTGACACCGGGTCGACTTTATCGCGTGGAAGTCCTGAGCCTCAGCGGAGATCTCGCCAACGCCGCCAGCGTGCACGCGAGGACAG CTCCCAAACCGCCGAGCTCATTCCTGTTTGGAGGAGTAACCAACACGTCTCTGGAGATCACCTGGACCGCCCCGGCGGACTCCGACTACGATGACTTCGACGTACGCTGGACGCCGCCCGACCGCGGCTCTGTCGTCAACCCGTACGAGAATCGCCGGTCCGGCAGTCGCATCGTGAGGGGGATGTTCCCCGGACGCCTCTACAACTTCACCTTACGCACCGTCAGCGGAGCCTCGCAGGCCGGGGACGGGGCCCCGCCCTCCTACAGCCTGCCCATCCGGCGCAGCATCCGCACCA AGCCGTCCCCCGTCGTCGGCCTCCATTGCCGCCCTCAGAGCTCCACCTCCATTTCCTGCTCCTGGGCGCCCCCGGAAGCCGACTTTGACTCCTACACCGTCGAGTGCCTGCACGAGGACTCGCAGAGTCTGGTCTACTCGCGCCGCTCGGGCCGGCGGGCGGACGGGCGCCCGGCCGCGTACGTCATCGACCTGCTGGAGCCTCACAAGCGCTACACCGTCTGCGTCAAAGTCATCTCGGACACCAGCGCCAGCGAGGCGGCGCGGGACAGCGTGGTCACCATGATCGACC GACCCCCGGTGCCGCCGGTCAGCACGCGGGTGGACGCCGTGTCGGCGTTGGCCACCGAGTCGTCCATCCTGTTCCACTTCAACTGCAGCTGGTTCAGCGACGTCAACGGCGCCGTCAAATTCTTCAGCGTCGTCGTCACAGAGTCCAAAG gtgaagACAGCGTTTTTCCCGAACAGCGCCACCCTCTGCCCTCGTACGCCGACTACATGTCCAACGCATCCATCAAGTCATACCAGACATCTTTGTTCGCCGGCGGCAGCCCCGCCGAAACCTGCGCTTATGACATCACTGTGGGGGCGGGGTCAGACACCCTGGGCGGGGCATGTGACCACCCGCGCGCACGCCACAAGCACCAGCAACACTTCTGTGACGGACCGCTTAAACCCACAACCGCTTACAG GCTGAGCGTGCGAGCGTTCACGCAAGTGTCCGACGGTGTTTCGCCGCCTCTCTACGCCGACACCTTCCTGTCGCTTCCCGTGCGCACCGCAACAG ACCCCGCCGGCGGCCTCGTGGGAGGAATCGGCGCCGGCGTCTTCGTGAtggttgccgtggcaacccTGGCGGCGCTCATCCTCTACAGACGAAACGCACGACCGAAAAC tgtcgAGGAGAGCATGTCAGTCAACATGTGTGTGAGGAGCGAGCGAGCTTTGCCGAGAGGTCACCTGGGGGTCAGAGG GAAGCGCCGTCACATAACAAG CCCCATCAACGTGGCCGACTTTGAACGTCACTACAACAAACTGCAGGCCGACGCCCACTTCCTACTTTCGGAGCAGTATGAG AGTTTGAAGGACGTGGGCCGCAACCAGACCAGCGACGCCGCTCTGCTGCCCGAGAACCGCGGCAAGAACCGATACAACAACATTCTACCCT ACGACTCGACCAGAGTCAAGTTATCGTACGTGGATGACGACCTCTCCTCCGACTACATCAACGCCAGTTACATACCT GGCAACAATTCCCGCCGCGAGTACATCGCCACCCAGGGTCCGCTGCCGGGAACCAAAGACGATTTCTGGAAAATGGCCTGGGAGCAAAACGCCCGCAACGTGGTCATGCTCACGCAGTGTGTGGAGAAAGGACGC GTGAAGTGCGACCGCTACTGGCCGGCGGAGCGAGAGCCCCTTTACTACGGCGACCTCATCGTCCACATGACCTCCGAGTCGGTGCTGCCCGAGTGGACCATCCGAGAATTCAACGTGTGCAGC GAGGACGACGTGCGGCACGTTCGCACGCTTCGCCACTTCCACTTCACCGTGTGGCCCGATCACGGCGTTCCTGACGGCACGCAGTCGCTGGTCCACTTTGTCAGAACCGTCAGAGACTTTGTCAACAGAAGTCCCGCCGGCGGTCCCACCATCGTGCACTGCAG CGCGGGCGTGGGCCGAACGGGCACTTTCGTGGCACTGGACCGGCTCCTGCAGCAGTTGGACACCTCGGACGCGCTGGACGTTTACGGCTGCGTTTGGCAACTGCGCATGCACCGCTCGCACATGCTGCAGACCGAG agGCAGTACGCGTTCGTGCATCAGTGCATCAGCGACGTGCTGCGAGCGAGGAGCTTGATCGTGTACGAAAACGTCAGCTTGAGCCAG ACGCTGAACGGGCGACCTTAA